A single region of the Oxyura jamaicensis isolate SHBP4307 breed ruddy duck chromosome 6, BPBGC_Ojam_1.0, whole genome shotgun sequence genome encodes:
- the HMX3 gene encoding homeobox protein HMX3, which produces MPETGQEPPSAPPPPKESFYIKNLLNGDPPKAAPKQPRPLFAPSGKGAADGAGFALSQVGDLAFPRFDIPAPRFALSAHCLERAQTWWYPYALTPAGAHLPRTEAAEKSLLRDSSPASGTDRDSPEPLLKADVEHKELDSKSPDEIVLEESDSEEAKKEPGAEDWKKREESPEKKPCRKKKTRTVFSRSQVFQLESTFDMKRYLSSSERAGLAASLHLTETQVKIWFQNRRNKWKRQLAAELEAANLSHAAAQRIVRVPILYHENSGAEGGSAAASAPGTQPLLTFPHPVYYSHPVVTSVPLLRPV; this is translated from the exons ATGCCGGAGACCGGGCAGGAGCCGCCcagcgccccgccgccccccaaGGAGTCGTTCTACATCAAGAACCTGCTCAACGGAGACCCCCCAAAGGCGGCCCCCAAGCAACCTCGTCCGCTGTTCGCCCCGTCGGGCAAAGGGGCGGCGGACGGAGCCGGCTTCGCCCTGTCGCAGGTGGGCGACCTCGCCTTCCCCCGCTTCGACATCCCGGCGCCGCGCTTCGCCCTGAGCGCCCACTGCCTGGAGCGCGCCCAGACCTGGTGGTACCCCTACGCCCTGACCCCGGCCGGAGCCCACCTGCCCCGCACCGAAG CCGCCGAGAAATCCCTCCTGAGGGACTCGTCCCCAGCCTCGGGCACCGACAGGGACTCCCCGGAGCCTCTGCTCAAGGCGGACGTGGAGCACAAGGAGCTGGACTCCAAGAGCCCCGACGAGATCGTGCTGGAGGAGAGCGACTCGGAGGAGGCCAAGAAGGAGCCGGGCGCGGAGGACTGGAAGAAACGGGAGGAGAGCCCAGAGAAGAAACCGTGCCGCAAGAAGAAAACCCGCACCGTGTTCAGCCGCAGCCAGGTCTTCCAGCTGGAGTCCACCTTCGACATGAAGCGTTACCTGAGCAGCTCGGAGCGGGCCGGCCTGGCTGCCTCGCTGCACCTCACAGAGACCCAGGTGAAGATCTGGTTCCAGAACCGCCGCAACAAGTGGAAGAGGCAGCTGGCGGCCGAGCTGGAGGCTGCCAACCTGAGCCACGCCGCGGCGCAGCGCATCGTCCGCGTTCCCATCCTCTACCACGAGAACTCGGGAGCCGAGGGCGGCTCGGCCGCCGCCAGCGCCCCCggcacccagcccctgctcacTTTCCCCCACCCCGTCTATTATTCCCACCCCGTGGTCACCTCCGTGCCCCTCCTGAGGCCCGTCTGA